GGGGAGCGGGGGCGGCTACGGCGGTGGCCGGAAGACCAAACGGGAGATCTTCGATGGCTGGGATTATGACGGCTGGAATTCGAGGCAGGGCAACTCTGACGAGGGGGCGGTGGACCCTCGTCTGCGGTTCCTAGGCCGTACATCGCCACGACGTCGGTCTGCGGGGAGCGGCAGCCGTAGCGGGCCGGTGGTGCATCCGTGGGCCGGTCGCGCGCGGAACACTGCGGTGTAGGGGCGGTGTGGGCCGCGTCGGCAGGTGGAAGAGGTGGTCGTGTGTCCGCAACCGAGGACACGAGAGACGTGCTGGTGGTCGGGGCCGGTGTGGCCGGGCTCGCGTGCGCACGGGATCTGCTGGCGGCCGGTGTCGGGGTACGGGTGCTGGAGGCCGGTGACGAGGTCGGCGGGCGGATGCGTTCGGACCGCGTCGAGGGGTTCGTGGTGGACCGCGGGTTCCAGGTGGTCAACACGTCGTACCCACAGCTCCGGCGCCGCGTCACACTGAAGGACCTGAGACTGCGGCCCTTCACCCCCGGTGTCCTCATCCACAGCCCCTCGGGCCGGCTCCGCTTCAGCGACCCCACTCGTCGCCCCCGTACGCTGCCCGACCTGCTGCCGGGCCGTCTCGCCGGGCCTCGTGACCTGGCCGCCCTCGGCCTGCTGTCCGCCCGCGACATGCTCTCGTCCCCCCGCCGACTGAAACGGCTCGCGGACACCACCACCCGCACCGCGCTCGCGGACGCCGGGTTCTCCGAGGCATTCGTCGAAGGCTTCTTCCGCCCCTTCCTGTCGGGAGTCTTCCTGGAGGACGACCTGGAGACCTCCGCCCGGATGTTCCACCTGGTGTGGCGGAGCATGCTGCGCGGCACCCTGTGCCTGCCCACCGAGGGCGTCGGAGCGGTTCCCCGGGCTCTCGCGGCCGCCCTGCCCCAAGGTGCCGTGCGGCTGGAGAGCCCCGTGGCGGGGCTCACGGACGACGGGGTGCTGACGGCCGAGGGCCGGGAGATCCCCGCACGCGCGGTCGTGGTCGCCACGGGCCCCGGCGCCGTCGGCGTGCTGCTGCCCGGGGTCGCCCTTCCCGGCTACCGGACCGTGACGACGTACTACCACGTCACCTCGCGTTCCCCCCTCGGCGAGCCGACCCTGCTCGTGGACACCCGGCGCCGGTTCCTGAACACCTGTGTCCTCAGCGACGTCGTGCCCGCCTACGCCCCGCCGGGCCACGCCCTCGTCGCCACGTCGGTCCTCGGCCGTGAGGAGGAGGGCGGGGAGGCCCAGGAGGCGGGGGAGCGGCGGATCCGGGAGGCGCTCGGCGAGGCGTACGGCGTCGGCACGGGCGACTGGACCCTGCTGACCGTCCGCCGCATCGGGGACGCGCTGCCCGCCATGGCGCCGCCGCAGCCGCTGACCCGCACCACACGCGCGGCACCGGGCCGCTACGTGTGCGGCGACCACCGCGCCACCGGCTCCGTCCAGGGCGCGCTGGCCTCCGGGGCACGGGCGGCGCGCGAGGTACTGCGGGACCTACGACGCTGAGGCGCGTGGCCGTCGTCCCGTCGGGGCGGGCCGTCGCCGGGAGCCGCGGTTGTCAGGACTTCCATCGACTGCATCTGGGCGACTCTGAGGGCCCAGACGGGCCGGCTCGACCGCCCTGTGGATGGCCCATCAGCTGCGCGCGGCGAAGGCGCTGCGCGAGATCCGGGCCACGGGTTCGCCCGGCGCTACCGCAAGGCGGCGGAGGACACCATGGAGAGGCGCGGAGGTCTCAACGGTCTCGTCGGGCCGAGGGTCGTCAGGCCGATCTGCAACGACCGTTTGAGCCTTGTCGCAGCACTGGTCTGGTCTTTGAGCATCGCGGTGATGTCGGGCTCAACCTGGGTTCCAGCCCTGCGGTCACCTCGTCGTGGTTGGGGTCCTGGACGGCCAGGAGTTCGCCAGCCACGGTCATGGCGGCCCAGAAGCCGGATGGTGAGCCGCGCCCGTCCCGGAACCGGGTTCTGACGAAGCAGAGGAAGATCTTCGTGAGCTCCCCGGTACGAAACCACGCGAGCAGGCCGCCGGGACAGCCTCCGCGGGCACCAGCAGCGGCGGTTCCCAACAGGTCGCGGATGCGCTCCTCGTGTTCGTCGAGTACACGGTCCACGATGAAGACGTGCCCGAGACACCCCAGTTGCCGGTCCTCGCGGCCGGCTCGGCGAAGACCTCCTCGTCGCTTTGCCCTGCGGCGAGCATCTCCTGCGCCACCAGAACCAGCGCGCCCTCGCCCAGCCCGTGACTCGTGGCGAGAGGCTACCGTGATGTGCGATGGCCGAGTCGGCCGCGAGCCCCCTCGCGCACCGAGGAAGCGCGACGCCTCCTGCGCCACCGGGGTGTGAAGGGCAGCAAAGCCGGATTGCAGCCTGGTGCGCACACAATGGCGCCCTGGAAGGCATCTGATCGATCTTCAGGCCGTTGCGAGAGAGATGTCCGTTCTCTTCGCAGGTTGCTGCGGATTCTCCGGTCACGCGGTCCCGGGCCGGCCGTCGGTGCTGCATCAACCAGCCGAAGGTGCGCTCGATCACCCGCCTCTTTGGCAGGGGGTCGGATCCTCTCGCTCGTGGCCGCTGCACCCATCGACAACGATGCCCAGTGCGGGGCCGTGGTGGAAGACGCTGTTCTGGCAACCGCCGTCGGCCCAGACCTTGGTCACGTTGGGATGTGCTTCGGTCCAGGTCGTCGAGCAGGAGCTTGCCGAGAGTGGTGTCGTGCACGTTCGCGGCGGTGAGGAGGACGGCCGGCACCAGATATCGGTGATCAGGTGCCACTGGAATCAATGCCCTCTTCAGCGCCAGTCAGGCACGCCCGAGACAGGCGGCAGCTGGGATTCGATCTTCGCTCGCATCTCCCGCATCACGGAGACGATGCGGGACTCGTGCTCGGGGGTCAGACGGGCCACCGGGACCGAGCAGCTGATGGCATCGGTGGCCGGGGTCGTATAGCGGAGAGCGAACCCGAACCCGGCGATGCCGATAACGGTTTCCTCGCGGTCTATGGAGTAGCCGCGTTCGCGGATCCGGGCCAGGTCGGCGTGGAGGGAAGCGCGGGTGGTGTGCGTGTTCTCCGTGAGGGCGGTCAACGGCCCCTTCGGAAGAGGAAGGTCGTCGTCGCGGCGCTCGGCGAGGAGGGCCTTGCCGAGTCCGCCGGCATGGGCCGGGACGCGACGGCCGACGCGGCTGATGGTGCGCAGGTACTCGTGGGACTCGCGAGTGGCGAGGTAGACGACGTCCGGGCCGTCGAGCCGGGCCATGTGGATCGTCTCGCCGAGGGCGTCCGACGCCTCATCGAGGTAGGGGCGGACGACCCTGATGCGCCGGTCGCCGTCGAGATAGCTGGTGCCGGTGAGCAGTGCGCGGATGCCGATGCCGTAGAGCGAGCCGGTGACGTCGGTGCGGACCCAGCCGCAGTCGACGAGGGTCTGCAGCAGTTGGTACATGCTGCTGCGCGGCACGTCCAGTTCCTCCGCGAGCTGGTCCAGGCGTGAGGGCTGCTCGCCTCGCCCGGCCAGGAGTTCCAGCAGCGCGACGGTTCGGGCCGCCGACTTCACCCCACGGACACCCGTTTTCTCGACCATGAACTCATCGTAGGCGCGCGCCAATTCGTGACGGCACACCCATTGACCCGTCCTGTTCACAGACCTAGCCTGCATCTGCATACGTAGACGGCATCTGTATATAGGGATGGCTCATGGCAGGGATCAGCATCGAGGTCGCACGGGTCGCACAGCGGCTCCGGGGCGGAATGGCGGGTGGGGTTCTGTCCTTCCCCCTCACCAGCTTTCGGGATGACGGCGGCCTCGACCTGGACGCATACCGGGTATACCTGGCCGACCGGCTGGCCACCGCCCCCGGCGCGGTGTTCCCTGCCTGTGGCACCGGCGAGTTCTTCTCGCTGGACGAGGACGAGTACCGGGCGGTGGTACAAGCCACGGTCGAGCTCGCTGACGGGCGCCTCCCGGTGGTCGCGGGCATCGGCTACGGCTGGGCCCAGGCCATCCGGTTCGCCCGCATCGCCGAGGACGCCGGCGCCGACGCCGCGCTGGTACTGCCCCACTACCTGGTCAGCGCCCCGCAGGAGGGCCTGGTGGAGCAACTGCGCCGGATCGCCGGGGGCACCCGGCTGCCGCTCATCGCCTATCAGCGCGGACAGGTCGCCTTCACGGCAGCCTCTTTGCGGCGAGTCGCGGAGATTCCGAGTGTCATCGGGCTCAAGGACGGCCACAGCGACCTCGACCGGCTCCAGCGCCTCACGTTCGCCGCGCCCGAGGACTTCCTCTTCTTCAACGGGGCCGCCACTGCGGAGATCCAGGCCCGTGCGTACGCCACCGTGGGCGTCCCTGCCTACTCCTCTGCCGTCCACGCCTTCGCCCCTGAGATCGCGAACGCCTTCTTCACCGCCCTTGGGCAAGGCGACCACGGCACGGTCGGCAAGCTGCTGCACGATTTCTACGTTCCGCTCGTCGAACTCCGAGACCGGGTGCCGGGCTACGCCGTGTCCCTGGTGAAGGCCGCCGCCCGGCTGCGCGGCCTCCCGGTCGGCCCGGTGCGTGCCCCGCTCGCCGACCCTGGCCCGGCCGACCTGTCGGACCTGGAGAAGGTGCTGGACCACGGGCTGAGCCTGGTCGGCGCGGTACGACGACCCGCCTGAGAAGTCCCGCACAACGATTCGTCCGACGCGGCCGTCGGCACCCCGCCGTGCCCTGCCGGGCTCCTCCCTCCGTCACTGCCCCTTTCCGCCCCGCGGCCTCCTCGCTCGACAGTTCAAAGGAGAACTGCCATGCCTCTTCTCGTAGTCGGGATCAGTGTCCTGGTCCTGCTGCTCCTCATGACCAGGCTGAGACTGAATGGCTTCGCGGCACTGCTGCTCGTGGCGGTCGGCGTCGCGCTGGTCCAGGGAATTCCGGTGGCGACCATCCCAGACGTCCTCTCCGAGGGCATCGGGGGTCAGATCGGCGACACCATGCTCACCATCGGGCTCGGCGCCATGCTCGGCCGGGTCATGGGTGACTCCGGCGCCGCCCAGCGCATCGCAGGCAAGCTCCTCGACGCCTTCGGCCCGCGCTGGGTGCAGGTGGCGATGGTGGTGACCGCGATGCTGATCGGCGTGACCATGTTCTACGAGGTCGCCTTCATCATTATCGTGCCGATCGCGTTCACGCTGGTCAGGGTCACGGGGGCACCGCTGCTGTGGGTCGGTTTGCCGATGTCCATCACGCTGTCGACGATGCACAGTTTCCTGCCGCCGCACCCCGGTCCCACCGCCGTCGCCGCGACCTTCGACGCATCCGTCGGGCTGACCCTGTTCTACGGCCTGTTCATCGCCGTCCCCGCCGGCGCGCTCATCGCCCTGGTCTGGCCCCGCCTGCCGTTCATCAAGGCCATGACGCCCTCCATTCCCCAGGGCCTGGTCGGCGAACGAGAGTTCACCGACGAGGAGATGCCCGGCCTCGGCTGGTCGCTGTTCGTGGCGCTGTTCCCCGTGGCGCTGATCGTGGCGGCTGCCGTGACCGACATGGCCACTTCCACCGAGACCGGGTTCCTGCACTTCGTCGCTTTCATCGGCTCGGCGCCGATCGCGCTGCTGCTGACGCTGTGCCTGGCGATCTGGGCGTTCGGGCCGCGGATCGGCCGGAGCCTGGAGGAGGTCGGCGCCTCCTGCTCGTCCGCGGCCAAGGCGATGGCGATGATCCTGCTGGTGATCGGCGCGGGCGGGGCATTCAAGAACGTCCTCGTCGAGGGTGGGATCTCCGACTACATCAAGGACGCCACCGACGGCTGGTCCATCTCACCGATCATTCTGGCCTGGCTCGTCGCCGTCATCCTCCGCATAGCTCTTGGCTCGGCGACCGTTGCCGTCGTCACGGCCTCCGGCGTGGTGCTGCCGCTCCTGGCGGGGAGCGGGGTCCACCCGGAGGTGATGGTCCTCGCCGTCGCCTGTGGCTCCATCGCGTTCTCTCACGTCAACGACCCCGGTTTCTGGCTCTTCAAGGAGTACTTCAACCTCTCCGTCATCGAAGCGATCAAGGTCCGTACCAGCTATACGACCGTGCTCGCCATCCTCGGCCTGGGCGGCGTCCTGGCCGCCGAGCAGGTACTCGACGTTCTCAACCTCTGAACCACACACGCGACACCTTGGCTCGGAACACTCCGCTCGCCCCGTACCACCTCACCCCAGAAGGGCACCCGATGAGCATCGGACAGCCGACCGTCACGGCGTTCGCCGTCTACCCCGTCGCCGGACGGGACAGCATGGAGCTGAACCTCTCCGGCGCGCACGGCCCCTACTTCACCCGCAACGTCGTCGTCCTCACCGACTCCGAGGGGCGTACCGGACTGGGGGAGGTGCCCGGAGGGGAGAACATCACGCGGACACTGCGGGACGCCGGGTCACTGATCGTCGGGGCCAGGGTGGGCGACTACAAGCGGGTGCTGCGCGCCATAGGTGACCGGTTCGCCGACCGCGACGCCGACGGGCGGGGCACCCAGACCTTCGACCTGCGCACCACCGTCCACGCGGTCACCGCCGTCGAGTCGGCGCTGCTCGACCTTCTTGGACAGCACCTCGATGTACCGGTCGCGGCGCTGCTCGGCGACGGCCAACAGCGGGCTTCGGTCCGGGTACTGGGCTACCTCTTCTACGTCGGCGACCCGGACCGCACCGACCTGGAGTACGTCCGTGAACCCGACTCCCCAGTGGAGTGGTATCGCGTCCGGCACGAGGAGGCCCTCACCTCGGAGGCGATCGTCCGGCAGGCCGAGGCGGCCTACGACCTCTACGGGTTCAGGGACTTCAAACTCAAGGGCGGTGTCCTGGAGGGCGCCGAGGAGGTCAAAGCCGTACGTGCCCTGAAGAACCGCTTCCCCGAGGCGCGGATCACTCTCGACCCCAATGGCGCCTGGTCACTGCGTGAGGCGGTCGAGCTGTGCCGTCCGCTCACCGACACGCTCGCCTACGCCGAGGACCCCTGTGGAGCCGAGGGGGGCTACTCCGGACGGGAGATCCTCGCCGAGTTCCGTCGCGCCACCGGCCTGCCCACCGCGACCAACATGATCGCCACCGACTGGCGCCAGATGACCCACGCCCTGGCCCTCCAGTCGGTCTCCATCCCGCTGGCCGACCCGCACTTCTGGACCATGCAGGGCTCGGTCCGCGTTGCACAGTTGTGCAACGCGATGGGCCTGACCTGGGGCTGTCACTCCAACAACCACTTCGACATCTCCCTGGCCATGGTGACCCACTGCGGCGCCGCGGCCCCCGGTGAGTACAACGCCCTGGACACGCACTGGATCTGGCAGGAGGGACTGGAACGGCTCACCACAGCACCGCCCCGTATCAGCGGCGGTGAGATCGCCGTTCCGGACACCCCGGGCCTGGGCGTCCAACTCGACATGGACCGGCTGCTCGCGGCCCACGAGCTCTACCAGCAGAAGGCGTTGGGAGCCCGCGACGACGCTGTCACCATGCAATACCTCATTCCTGCCTGGGCATTCGACAACAAGCGGCCCTGCCTGGTGCGGTAGGCGAACCGCGTTGGTCGGCCGGCGTCGGCGGTCGACAGCTCAGGTGCATCCCCCCGGCTCGTGGTGGCCGGATGCAGCCGG
The DNA window shown above is from Streptomyces akebiae and carries:
- a CDS encoding 5-dehydro-4-deoxyglucarate dehydratase, which encodes MAGISIEVARVAQRLRGGMAGGVLSFPLTSFRDDGGLDLDAYRVYLADRLATAPGAVFPACGTGEFFSLDEDEYRAVVQATVELADGRLPVVAGIGYGWAQAIRFARIAEDAGADAALVLPHYLVSAPQEGLVEQLRRIAGGTRLPLIAYQRGQVAFTAASLRRVAEIPSVIGLKDGHSDLDRLQRLTFAAPEDFLFFNGAATAEIQARAYATVGVPAYSSAVHAFAPEIANAFFTALGQGDHGTVGKLLHDFYVPLVELRDRVPGYAVSLVKAAARLRGLPVGPVRAPLADPGPADLSDLEKVLDHGLSLVGAVRRPA
- a CDS encoding enolase C-terminal domain-like protein; amino-acid sequence: MGQPTVTAFAVYPVAGRDSMELNLSGAHGPYFTRNVVVLTDSEGRTGLGEVPGGENITRTLRDAGSLIVGARVGDYKRVLRAIGDRFADRDADGRGTQTFDLRTTVHAVTAVESALLDLLGQHLDVPVAALLGDGQQRASVRVLGYLFYVGDPDRTDLEYVREPDSPVEWYRVRHEEALTSEAIVRQAEAAYDLYGFRDFKLKGGVLEGAEEVKAVRALKNRFPEARITLDPNGAWSLREAVELCRPLTDTLAYAEDPCGAEGGYSGREILAEFRRATGLPTATNMIATDWRQMTHALALQSVSIPLADPHFWTMQGSVRVAQLCNAMGLTWGCHSNNHFDISLAMVTHCGAAAPGEYNALDTHWIWQEGLERLTTAPPRISGGEIAVPDTPGLGVQLDMDRLLAAHELYQQKALGARDDAVTMQYLIPAWAFDNKRPCLVR
- a CDS encoding IclR family transcriptional regulator — encoded protein: MVEKTGVRGVKSAARTVALLELLAGRGEQPSRLDQLAEELDVPRSSMYQLLQTLVDCGWVRTDVTGSLYGIGIRALLTGTSYLDGDRRIRVVRPYLDEASDALGETIHMARLDGPDVVYLATRESHEYLRTISRVGRRVPAHAGGLGKALLAERRDDDLPLPKGPLTALTENTHTTRASLHADLARIRERGYSIDREETVIGIAGFGFALRYTTPATDAISCSVPVARLTPEHESRIVSVMREMRAKIESQLPPVSGVPDWR
- a CDS encoding NAD(P)/FAD-dependent oxidoreductase; this encodes MSATEDTRDVLVVGAGVAGLACARDLLAAGVGVRVLEAGDEVGGRMRSDRVEGFVVDRGFQVVNTSYPQLRRRVTLKDLRLRPFTPGVLIHSPSGRLRFSDPTRRPRTLPDLLPGRLAGPRDLAALGLLSARDMLSSPRRLKRLADTTTRTALADAGFSEAFVEGFFRPFLSGVFLEDDLETSARMFHLVWRSMLRGTLCLPTEGVGAVPRALAAALPQGAVRLESPVAGLTDDGVLTAEGREIPARAVVVATGPGAVGVLLPGVALPGYRTVTTYYHVTSRSPLGEPTLLVDTRRRFLNTCVLSDVVPAYAPPGHALVATSVLGREEEGGEAQEAGERRIREALGEAYGVGTGDWTLLTVRRIGDALPAMAPPQPLTRTTRAAPGRYVCGDHRATGSVQGALASGARAAREVLRDLRR
- a CDS encoding gluconate:H+ symporter; amino-acid sequence: MPLLVVGISVLVLLLLMTRLRLNGFAALLLVAVGVALVQGIPVATIPDVLSEGIGGQIGDTMLTIGLGAMLGRVMGDSGAAQRIAGKLLDAFGPRWVQVAMVVTAMLIGVTMFYEVAFIIIVPIAFTLVRVTGAPLLWVGLPMSITLSTMHSFLPPHPGPTAVAATFDASVGLTLFYGLFIAVPAGALIALVWPRLPFIKAMTPSIPQGLVGEREFTDEEMPGLGWSLFVALFPVALIVAAAVTDMATSTETGFLHFVAFIGSAPIALLLTLCLAIWAFGPRIGRSLEEVGASCSSAAKAMAMILLVIGAGGAFKNVLVEGGISDYIKDATDGWSISPIILAWLVAVILRIALGSATVAVVTASGVVLPLLAGSGVHPEVMVLAVACGSIAFSHVNDPGFWLFKEYFNLSVIEAIKVRTSYTTVLAILGLGGVLAAEQVLDVLNL